A part of Girardinichthys multiradiatus isolate DD_20200921_A chromosome 12, DD_fGirMul_XY1, whole genome shotgun sequence genomic DNA contains:
- the serpind1 gene encoding heparin cofactor 2, protein MWVFTVIPVVCMLASPSLAGIKDLDSHFNAPNVNPRGLEPGSEVDVEAIPLEFHKENTVTNDLILDGFEDEDYIDFDKILAAGSDDYIEGDEIDEIATPAPDIDIFAESSDPKIRRARLLRLFHGRSRLQRLNMVNARFGFNLYRSLRNDVNQTDNILLAPAGISIAMGMMSLGAGPETHHQIYKALGFAEFVNASHHYDNTTVHKLFKKLTHRLFRRNFGYTLRSVNDVYLKKNVSVKETFRTETKTYYFAEPQSVDFRKPEFLNKANQRIEKLTKGLIKEPLKSVDPNMVLMLLNYLYFKGTWEQKFPKEMTYYRNFRVNEKTTVRVPMMTNKGNYLAAADHELECDILQLPYTGNISMLIALPRKITGMRTLEQQISPTVIIKWLKNMTNRTREVSLPRFKLEQNYNLIENLKEMGLTDIFKQSGDFSRMTSEKVALNWLKHQGTITVNEEGTEAAALTQVGFMPLSSQIRFTVDHPFLFLIYEHRTDCLVFIGRVVNPSQN, encoded by the exons ATGTGGGTGTTCACAGTCATTCCTGTGGTGTGTATGCTGGCCAGTCCATCCCTAGCTGGCATCAAAGACCTCGATTCTCACTTCAATGCCCCTAATGTAAACCCTAGAGGCTTAGAGCCAGGTAGTGAAGTAGATGTGGAGGCCATTCCTTTGGAGTTCCACAAAGAAAACACTGTCACCAACGACCTCATTCTGGACGGCTTTGAGGATGAAGATTACATTGACTTTGATAAGATCCTGGCCGCAGGAAGTGATGATTACAT agaGGGGGATGAGATCGACGAAATAGCCACACCGGCCCCAGACATTGACATCTTTGCAGAATCCTCCGACCCAAAGATTCGCCGAGCCAGACTCCTACGGCTCTTTCATGGTCGGTCTCGCCTTCAGCGTCTAAACATGGTGAATGCCCGCTTTGGCTTTAATCTTTACAGAAGTCTCCGTAACGACGTAAACCAGACTGACAACATCCTGCTGGCACCTGCTGGAATCTCCATTGCCATGGGGATGATGTCTTTGGGTGCTGGACCTGAAACTCACCACCAGATCTACAAAGCTTTGGGATTTGCCGAGTTTGTTAACGCCAGCCATCACTATGACAACACAACAGTCCATAAGCTGTTCAAGAAGCTGACACACCGGCTTTTCAGGAGGAACTTTGGCTACACTCTGCGGTCTGTCAATGATGTTTACCTCAAAAAAAACGTCTCAGTGAAAGAAACCTTCCGCACCGAGACGAAGACTTATTATTTTGCCGAGCCGCAGTCAGTAGACTTCAGAAAGCCAGAATTCCTGAATAAAGCCAACCAACGCATTGAAAAGCTGACCAAGGGGTTGATCAAAGAGCCGCTGAAGAGTGTGGATCCAAATATGGTGCTGATGCTACTTAACTACCTGTACTTCAAAG GAACATGGGAGCAGAAATTCCCAAAAGAAATGACTTACTACCGAAACTTTAGAGTTAATGAAAAAACAACTGTACGAGTGCCAATGATGACAAACAAGGGGAACTACCTAGCTGCTGCCGACCACGAGCTTGAGTGTGACATTCTGCAG CTTCCATACACAGGAAACATCAGCATGCTCATTGCCTTGCCAAGGAAGATCACTGGCATGAGGACGCTGGAGCAGCAGATTTCACCAACTGTTATCATCAAGTGGCttaaaaacatgacaaacag GACTCGTGAGGTCTCGTTACCTCGCTTTAAACTGGAGCAAAACTACAACCTGATTGAAAATCTAAAGGAGATGGGACTAACTGATATTTTCAAGCAGAGTGGGGATTTTAGTAGAATGACTTCAGAAAAAGTTGCCTTGAACTGG CTGAAGCACCAGGGAACCATCACTGTGAACGAGGAGGGAACAGAAGCTGCAGCCCTGACCCAAGTGGGGTTCATGCCGCTCTCCTCTCAGATTCGCTTCACAGTGGATCATCCATTCCTTTTCCTGATCTACGAGCACCGCACAGACTGCCTCGTGTTCATTGGCCGGGTGGTAAATCCCTCACAGAACTGA